In one window of Gymnogyps californianus isolate 813 chromosome 7, ASM1813914v2, whole genome shotgun sequence DNA:
- the SPOPL gene encoding speckle-type POZ protein-like yields the protein MSRVPTPPPPGEMSSGPVAESWCYTQVKVVKFSYMWTINNFSFCREEMGEVLKSSTFSSGPNDKMKWCLRVNPKGLDDESKDYLSLYLLLVSCPKSEVRAKFKFSLLNAKREETKAMESQRAYRFVQGKDWGFKKFIRRDFLLDEANGLLPDDKLTLFCEVSVVQDSVNISGQSNTNTLKVPECRLAEDLGNLWETTRFTDCSFYVGGQEFKAHKSVLAARSPVFNAMFEHEMEESKKNRVEINDVDPEVFKEMMRFIYTGKAPNLEKMADNLLAAADKYALERLKVMCEEALCSNLSVENVADILILADLHSAEQLKAQAIDFINRCSVLRQLGCKDGKNWNSNQATDIMETAGWKSMIHSHPHLVAEAFRALASAQCPQFGIPRKRLKQS from the exons ATGTCAAGGGTTCCCACCCCACCTCCTCCTGGGGAGATGTCCAGTGGACCTGTGGCTGAAAGCTGGTGTTACACACAG GTTAAAGTAGTAAAATTTTCCTACATGTGGACCATTAATAACTTCAGTTTTTGCCGAGAAGAAATGGGTGAAGTTTTAAAGAGTTCTACCTTTTCATCAGGGCCAAATGACAAAATGAAGTG gtGCCTGAGAGTGAATCCAAAGGGATTAGATGATGAAAGCAAAGACTACCTGTcattatatttgcttttagtCAGTTGTCCAAAAAGTGAAGTCAGagcaaaattcaaattttccctgctgaatgctaaaagagaagaaacaaaagcaatgg AAAGCCAAAGAGCGTATCGATTTGTGCAAGGCAAGGACTGGGGTTTTAAGAAATTTATCCGAAGAGATTTTTTACTAGATGAAGCTAATGGTCTTCTACCAGATGACAAGCTTACATTATTTTGTGAG GTAAGCGTGGTCCAAGACTCAGTAAATATATCAGGACAGTCTAATACAAACACTTTGAAGGTACCTGAATGTCGACTAGCAGAAGATTTAGGGAATCTCTGGGAAACAACAAGATTTACAGATTGCAGTTTTTATGTAGGAGGACAAGAATTCAAAGCTCATAAATCTGTCCTTGCAG CACGATCTCCAGTTTTTAATGCAATGTTTGAACATGAaatggaggaaagcaaaaag AATCGTGTAGAAATAAACGATGTAGACCctgaagtttttaaagaaatgatgAGATTCATTTACACAGGAAAAGCACCAAACCTTGAAAAAATGGCTGACAATTTGTTGGCAGCTGCAGACAAA taTGCACTGGAACGGCTGAAGGTCATGTGTGAGGAAGCACTCTGTAGTAACCTCTCGGTAGAAAATGTTGCTGACATTCTTATCCTCGCAGATTTGCACAGCGCTGAACAGTTAAAAGCACAAGCAATAGACTTTATTAACAG GTGCAGTGTTCTTAGACAACTTGGGTGTAAAGATGGGAAAAACTGGAATAGCAA cCAAGCAACAGACATAATGGAAACAGCAGGCTGGAAGTCCATGATCCACTCCCACCCTCACTTAGTAGCAGAGGCCTTTCGCGCACTAGCATCTGCACAGTGTCCACAGTTTGGCATTCCACGTAAACGGCTAAAACAGTCATGA